One window of Bifidobacterium pseudocatenulatum DSM 20438 = JCM 1200 = LMG 10505 genomic DNA carries:
- a CDS encoding GNAT family N-acetyltransferase, with the protein MRSDHRTTSLNEPDIRPARNHAEAEEIGSLLLEEIAHPGFIPGPEFVWQGQGFLRPTLIGAWSQNRLVGGASLSPYMEHTKAFLGIGRADAAQAVTRLVAETDGIAVSPDHRREGIGRKIKLFCDSFAAQHHAAIMVSVTTNEAAAGLNNKTKHIVFRRCDGLVIKYVDTVGKPLIWLHDLDGTIPEAAWSVSVLGKTYGPTIVVGEQRAIRSKNTSQDNGVQWILAVDAFGSDINA; encoded by the coding sequence ATGAGATCAGACCATCGCACCACCTCCCTCAACGAACCTGATATTCGTCCGGCGAGAAACCACGCCGAGGCAGAGGAAATCGGAAGTCTCCTGCTCGAAGAAATCGCGCATCCAGGATTCATTCCTGGACCAGAGTTCGTCTGGCAGGGTCAAGGCTTTCTCAGGCCGACACTCATAGGCGCATGGTCCCAGAACCGCTTGGTAGGTGGTGCCTCGCTCAGTCCATACATGGAACACACCAAGGCCTTTTTGGGGATTGGTCGAGCAGACGCAGCGCAGGCGGTCACACGGCTGGTAGCTGAAACGGACGGCATTGCCGTCAGCCCCGACCATCGGCGCGAAGGCATCGGACGAAAGATCAAGCTGTTCTGCGACTCCTTCGCGGCACAGCACCACGCTGCGATCATGGTCTCCGTCACCACCAACGAAGCAGCGGCAGGCCTCAACAACAAAACGAAACACATCGTGTTTAGACGATGCGACGGCCTCGTCATCAAATACGTAGACACGGTCGGCAAGCCACTCATATGGCTTCATGACCTGGATGGGACGATCCCCGAAGCGGCATGGTCCGTCTCCGTACTCGGCAAAACGTATGGACCGACCATAGTCGTCGGTGAGCAACGGGCCATACGGAGTAAAAACACCTCCCAAGACAACGGCGTGCAATGGATCCTTGCCGTTGATGCATTTGGCAGCGACATCAACGCCTAG
- a CDS encoding alkaline phosphatase family protein, whose protein sequence is MSVEVPSVEELLTMTEPACYGDDVSSEGTRGGALHLSSVLPAVSNAIGYPMPTAVHPDPKRLQGALGIPDATSVVVALVDGLGYWNLNMRLGHAPYLRALMNDTANQRPIATCMPSTTVAAMSTFGTGTCPGMTGMTGYTQLNPKTDEICQLISFKNAIPPLELQQQPTIFERLSAQDVRVTSSGLPKFAFSALTQAALRGSDYISNDDPRKRIAAAAQAAKTPGLTYLYLRDTDKVGHNYGWDSDKWIGTYERVDAQLGLLRRSVPKGTLIVIVADHGMITTDPESVIDIAQDQRLMQGVAHVGGEPRCVMLYAEQGENPEDIATRWRSVLEDRAQVRTRSQAMDEGVYGPVEARVEPMIGDVIVSAAKVVTIVDSRTQAEKAMHLPSVHGSLTMLESDIPCLIDVA, encoded by the coding sequence ATGAGTGTTGAAGTGCCAAGCGTCGAAGAGCTGCTCACCATGACCGAACCGGCATGCTACGGCGATGACGTGTCATCTGAAGGAACCCGTGGGGGAGCGTTGCACCTGTCATCGGTACTTCCTGCTGTTTCCAACGCCATCGGATACCCCATGCCAACGGCAGTCCATCCTGATCCGAAGCGTTTGCAGGGAGCGCTCGGCATTCCCGATGCGACTTCCGTGGTTGTGGCGCTCGTGGACGGTCTCGGCTACTGGAATCTCAACATGAGGCTGGGACATGCCCCCTACTTGCGTGCGCTGATGAACGACACCGCCAATCAACGTCCCATCGCAACATGCATGCCAAGCACCACCGTCGCAGCCATGTCTACCTTCGGTACGGGAACATGCCCCGGTATGACCGGTATGACCGGTTACACGCAGCTCAATCCGAAAACCGATGAAATATGCCAGCTGATTTCCTTCAAAAACGCAATTCCTCCGCTTGAATTGCAGCAACAACCGACCATTTTCGAACGGCTGAGCGCGCAGGATGTTCGAGTGACCAGTTCTGGACTGCCGAAATTCGCCTTTTCCGCGTTGACGCAGGCGGCGTTACGGGGCAGCGACTACATTTCCAACGATGATCCGCGAAAACGGATTGCAGCCGCGGCGCAAGCGGCAAAAACGCCCGGACTGACGTACCTGTATCTGCGTGATACCGATAAGGTCGGGCACAATTACGGTTGGGATTCCGACAAATGGATTGGCACGTACGAGCGTGTTGACGCTCAGCTCGGCCTTCTCCGCCGCAGCGTGCCCAAAGGCACATTGATTGTGATTGTGGCGGACCACGGTATGATCACCACTGATCCCGAATCTGTGATTGACATTGCACAGGATCAGCGGCTCATGCAGGGCGTCGCCCATGTCGGCGGTGAGCCGCGTTGCGTCATGCTCTACGCGGAACAAGGCGAGAATCCAGAAGACATCGCCACACGATGGCGCAGCGTGCTGGAGGACCGTGCGCAGGTGCGCACGCGCTCGCAGGCAATGGATGAAGGCGTGTATGGGCCGGTGGAAGCTCGCGTCGAACCGATGATCGGCGATGTGATCGTATCGGCCGCCAAAGTCGTCACTATTGTGGACTCACGTACGCAAGCAGAAAAGGCGATGCACCTGCCAAGCGTGCACGGGTCGCTCACCATGCTCGAATCCGACATTCCCTGCTTGATCGACGTGGCCTAA
- the dut gene encoding dUTP diphosphatase: MAFDEAYNEPENVEVLVKSLDPDHPAELYYAHAGDAGADLRTTEEVTLKPFQRALVPTGVAIALPAGYVALVHPRSGLAVKQGVTVLNAPGTIDAGYRGEIKVPLINLDPEHTVTFHPGDRIAQLVIQRYVEAKFIEAETLPGSDRAERGFGSTGVAS; this comes from the coding sequence ATGGCGTTCGACGAAGCATATAACGAACCGGAAAACGTCGAGGTTCTGGTAAAGTCGCTGGATCCTGACCATCCGGCGGAATTGTATTATGCCCATGCCGGTGACGCTGGCGCTGATCTGCGCACTACGGAGGAAGTCACGCTGAAGCCGTTCCAGCGGGCACTGGTGCCTACAGGAGTGGCGATCGCCCTTCCAGCGGGTTACGTGGCTCTGGTGCATCCACGGTCCGGTCTTGCCGTCAAGCAGGGTGTGACTGTGCTCAATGCGCCGGGAACCATCGACGCGGGGTACCGTGGTGAGATCAAGGTGCCGCTGATCAATCTTGATCCGGAACACACCGTGACGTTCCATCCGGGAGACCGTATCGCGCAGCTGGTTATTCAGCGTTACGTCGAAGCGAAGTTCATCGAGGCGGAAACGCTGCCTGGGTCGGATCGCGCTGAGCGTGGGTTTGGTTCCACAGGCGTGGCTTCCTGA
- a CDS encoding DNA gyrase/topoisomerase IV subunit A — MVSHRKPAKPAFDPRTVKENIVETPLNEEMSKSFLEYAYSVIYARALPDARDGLKPVQRRIIYQMGQMNLNPDRPYMKSARVVGEVMGKLHPHGDSAIYEAMVRLAQPFAMRLPLVDGHGNFGSLDDGPAASRYTEARMAQAALGMNANIGENTVDFTPNYDNKLQEPTVLPAAIPNLLVNGGSGIAVGMATNMATHNLGEVVAAAKHLMHHPDATLEELMRYVPGPDWPSGGVIVGRNGIREAYETGRGALTTRSVTHIENVTARKKAIVVTELPFMVGPERVLERISEGVKNRKLEGISGVIDLTDRHNGTRLVIEIKTGFDPNAVLAQLLKHTPLQDNFTINNVALVNGRPHTMGLKEMLQVWVDHRRVVIRRRSEFRKKKALERLHLVEGLLLAMVDIDEVIQVIRSSDDADAAKTKLIAVFDLDEIQAQYILDLRLRRLTKMSRIELESERDDLKQRIEELDRILASAEALDNVVISEMDEAVATYGTPRRTVLLDEDADGKLVPVVAHGDDGVSASAMAAARAAATVSSAAADVAAAAKAATKAGEDNAAAVALQIDDEPCAVMLSATGLIARTSEDALERWENRSSADKRVRDDQIISIFPTTTRSSYGLITSAGRLIVAHVVELPVVSADGPLHVTGGVHAEELIGMTENTDPIRGERVIAAIAMPTADDSGDHAAEPAPLALGTRNGVIKRWNRESPTTMDSWSIIDLKDDDEVLAAAEARDEDRLVFVSTDSSLLTFDAKNVRPQGRTAGGMAGIRLAEGCSVAAFAVIPANKVAWNYEEGDNGLFSASGAVVLTVAGDSEALPGTENGSAKVTPLEMYPTKGRGTGGVRSQRFLKGQDTLILAFVGTYPVHASTEGGAGVELPKPDMRRDGSGTELSAPIAIVG; from the coding sequence ATGGTGTCGCACCGCAAACCGGCAAAACCAGCCTTTGACCCGCGTACGGTCAAAGAGAACATCGTCGAAACACCGTTGAATGAGGAGATGAGCAAGTCGTTCCTCGAATACGCGTATTCGGTGATCTATGCCCGCGCGTTGCCCGATGCCAGAGATGGTCTGAAGCCGGTGCAACGCCGCATCATCTATCAGATGGGCCAGATGAATCTCAATCCTGATCGTCCGTATATGAAATCGGCCCGTGTGGTCGGCGAGGTTATGGGCAAGTTGCACCCGCATGGCGACTCCGCCATCTATGAGGCGATGGTTCGTCTTGCGCAGCCGTTTGCGATGCGATTGCCGTTGGTGGATGGCCATGGTAACTTCGGTTCCCTTGACGACGGTCCTGCGGCCTCCCGTTACACTGAGGCGCGTATGGCCCAGGCAGCGCTTGGTATGAATGCCAATATCGGTGAGAATACCGTTGATTTCACGCCGAATTACGATAACAAGCTGCAGGAGCCGACTGTTTTGCCCGCTGCGATTCCGAATCTGCTGGTCAATGGCGGTTCCGGTATTGCCGTCGGCATGGCCACGAATATGGCGACGCATAATCTGGGCGAGGTGGTTGCCGCGGCCAAGCATCTGATGCATCATCCTGATGCCACGTTGGAAGAGCTTATGCGCTATGTTCCAGGTCCGGACTGGCCAAGTGGCGGCGTGATCGTTGGGCGTAACGGCATTCGTGAGGCGTATGAGACCGGACGTGGCGCGTTGACCACGCGTTCAGTGACGCATATCGAAAATGTGACGGCCCGTAAGAAAGCCATCGTCGTGACGGAACTGCCGTTCATGGTGGGGCCCGAACGAGTGCTGGAACGTATTTCCGAGGGTGTGAAGAATCGCAAGCTGGAAGGTATTTCCGGGGTGATCGACTTGACGGATCGTCATAACGGCACTCGTCTTGTCATTGAAATCAAAACCGGTTTCGATCCGAACGCCGTGCTTGCGCAACTGCTCAAGCACACGCCGTTGCAAGACAATTTCACTATCAACAATGTGGCGTTGGTCAACGGCCGCCCGCACACCATGGGTTTGAAGGAAATGCTTCAGGTGTGGGTGGACCATCGTCGTGTGGTGATTCGCCGTCGTAGCGAATTCCGTAAGAAGAAGGCGTTGGAGCGTCTGCATTTGGTCGAAGGCCTTCTGCTTGCGATGGTCGACATTGACGAAGTGATTCAGGTGATTCGTTCGTCTGACGATGCTGATGCCGCGAAGACGAAGCTGATTGCCGTATTCGATTTGGATGAGATTCAGGCACAGTACATTCTTGACTTGCGTCTGCGTCGTCTGACGAAAATGAGCCGCATCGAGCTTGAGTCGGAACGTGACGATTTGAAGCAACGTATCGAAGAGTTGGATCGTATTCTCGCTTCCGCCGAAGCGCTCGACAATGTGGTGATCTCCGAAATGGATGAGGCCGTCGCCACGTATGGCACGCCTCGTCGAACCGTATTGCTGGATGAGGATGCCGATGGTAAGCTTGTGCCTGTTGTGGCGCATGGTGATGATGGCGTGTCCGCTTCGGCTATGGCCGCAGCCCGTGCCGCCGCAACGGTCTCTTCCGCAGCAGCTGATGTTGCCGCAGCCGCTAAGGCAGCGACGAAGGCCGGTGAAGACAATGCGGCCGCTGTGGCATTGCAGATTGACGACGAACCATGTGCGGTGATGCTGTCGGCCACGGGTTTGATCGCGCGAACCTCCGAAGATGCGTTGGAACGTTGGGAGAATCGTTCTTCTGCCGACAAACGTGTGAGGGACGATCAGATTATTTCGATTTTCCCTACCACCACACGTTCCTCATATGGTTTGATCACATCTGCCGGCCGTCTGATTGTGGCGCATGTCGTGGAGTTGCCGGTTGTGTCTGCGGATGGTCCGCTCCATGTGACTGGCGGCGTCCATGCCGAAGAGTTGATCGGTATGACGGAAAATACCGATCCGATTCGCGGCGAACGCGTGATTGCTGCGATTGCCATGCCAACTGCCGATGATTCCGGTGATCATGCCGCAGAACCTGCTCCTCTTGCATTGGGCACGCGTAATGGCGTGATCAAGCGTTGGAATCGTGAGTCGCCCACCACGATGGATTCATGGAGCATCATCGATTTGAAGGATGACGATGAAGTGCTGGCTGCCGCTGAAGCGCGCGATGAGGATCGACTGGTGTTTGTTTCTACCGACTCGTCTTTGCTGACGTTTGATGCGAAGAACGTACGCCCTCAGGGCCGTACCGCGGGCGGCATGGCAGGTATCCGCTTGGCTGAAGGCTGCTCGGTTGCCGCGTTTGCGGTGATTCCCGCCAACAAGGTGGCTTGGAATTACGAGGAGGGAGACAATGGCCTGTTCTCCGCGTCTGGAGCCGTGGTGTTGACGGTTGCCGGCGATTCCGAAGCACTGCCGGGCACGGAGAATGGTTCAGCGAAGGTAACCCCGTTGGAGATGTACCCGACAAAGGGTCGCGGTACCGGTGGCGTGCGTTCGCAGCGTTTCCTTAAGGGGCAGGATACGTTGATCCTCGCCTTCGTGGGCACATATCCGGTACATGCTTCCACGGAGGGCGGTGCCGGCGTGGAATTGCCGAAGCCGGATATGCGTCGTGACGGTTCTGGTACGGAACTTTCCGCGCCAATCGCCATCGTCGGCTGA
- a CDS encoding peptidylprolyl isomerase: MTTVIMRTTEGDIKINLFDDKTPETVANFLGLATGEKEWADPFTGQPSHKPFYDGLTFHRIIKDFMIQGGCPLGTGTGGPGYNFDDEIVPGLTFDRPYLLAMANAGLRRGMDGKIHGTNGSQFFITTVPTEWLNGHHTIFGEVADDESKAVVDKLDSVATDRSDAPLEPVGITSIEVLK; this comes from the coding sequence ATGACTACAGTTATCATGCGCACCACTGAAGGCGACATCAAGATCAACCTGTTCGACGACAAGACCCCGGAAACCGTGGCCAACTTCCTCGGCCTCGCCACTGGCGAGAAGGAATGGGCCGACCCATTCACCGGCCAGCCGAGCCACAAGCCGTTCTACGATGGTCTGACCTTCCACCGCATCATCAAGGATTTCATGATCCAGGGCGGCTGCCCGCTGGGCACCGGCACTGGCGGCCCGGGCTACAACTTCGATGATGAAATCGTTCCAGGACTGACCTTCGATCGCCCATACCTGCTGGCCATGGCAAACGCCGGCCTGCGCCGCGGCATGGACGGCAAGATCCACGGCACCAACGGCTCCCAGTTCTTCATCACCACCGTGCCAACCGAATGGCTCAACGGCCATCACACCATTTTCGGCGAAGTCGCGGATGACGAGTCCAAGGCCGTCGTCGACAAGCTCGACTCCGTGGCAACTGACCGTTCCGATGCTCCGCTCGAGCCGGTCGGCATCACTTCCATCGAAGTGCTGAAGTAA
- a CDS encoding DUF4193 domain-containing protein, producing MAQDYDSPRNKDEDEESLQALGKSSQNTSNDMDDDENAIAEDYELPGADLSNEDASVTVIPMQGDEFICSECFLVKHRSQLAYTTDDGQPVCQECAA from the coding sequence ATGGCACAGGATTATGATTCCCCGCGCAACAAAGACGAGGACGAGGAGTCGCTCCAGGCTTTGGGCAAGAGCTCCCAGAACACTTCCAACGATATGGACGATGACGAGAACGCCATCGCCGAAGATTACGAGCTGCCCGGTGCGGACCTCAGCAATGAGGACGCCTCGGTGACCGTCATTCCTATGCAGGGTGACGAGTTCATCTGCTCCGAATGCTTCCTGGTGAAGCACCGTAGCCAGCTTGCCTACACCACTGACGACGGTCAGCCGGTGTGTCAGGAGTGCGCTGCCTGA
- a CDS encoding RelA/SpoT family protein, which yields MGDVEREVHSARMLGCEISTNPLDPLEPILKMCEYHHPDEDISILERAYERAVKQHSSQRRKSGEPYIIHPLAVAQILADLGMGPLVVAAGLLHDTVEDTDYTLDECRAEFGDTVTGLVDGVTKLSKMEYGDSAQAETIRKMVVAMSRDVRVLVVKLADRVHNARTWRYVKTPSAQKKAHETLDVYAPLANRLGMNAIKTELEELSFKVLYPKIYNEIVVLVARRAGQRDVYLKQILAEINEDLDEQNITAYVTGRPKDYFSIYQKMIVRGHDFANIYDLVGVRIIVDTIQDCYAALGAVHARWNPVPGRFKDYIAMPKLNMYQSLHTTVVGPGGKPVEIQIRTWDMHRRAEFGIAAHWKYKENGQAGRALSSPDKSDRKRGENQELSEADNFKWIQQLADWTSETPDSNEFLGSLKEDLGAAEVYVFTPKGKIVSLPAEATPIDFAYAVHTEVGHRTMGARVNGRLVPLDTKLENGDTVEVLTSKSESAGPSRDWLSFTKSPKARNKIRQWFSKERRTEAIEEGRDELTRAMRKRNLPIATLLTPEALVGVADELNLANAEAVFVAIGEGQISTQNVISHLVRDAGSDEVNEEVEQEALPLKQVERTKKTTSSLGISVKGVGDIWVKLARCCMPVPGDNIIGFITRNQGVSVHRVDCQNMLDLQKRQPERVVDVQWTSTKGVFMVKIQVEALDRPHLLSDVTRVLSDHGVNIISGSISTGTDRVATSQFSFEMADPQHLNTLLAAVRKIEGVFDVYRITGAKDSAEPRLRKI from the coding sequence ATGGGTGACGTTGAGCGTGAGGTTCATTCTGCCCGAATGTTGGGCTGCGAGATCAGCACGAATCCGCTTGATCCGCTTGAGCCGATCCTGAAGATGTGCGAATACCATCATCCCGATGAGGACATAAGCATTCTTGAGCGCGCTTATGAGCGTGCGGTCAAGCAGCATTCTTCGCAACGGCGCAAATCGGGCGAGCCGTACATCATCCACCCGTTGGCCGTGGCGCAGATTCTTGCCGATCTCGGCATGGGACCGTTGGTTGTGGCCGCCGGCCTGTTGCACGACACGGTTGAGGACACCGACTATACGCTCGATGAGTGCCGCGCCGAGTTCGGCGATACCGTGACCGGTTTGGTCGATGGCGTCACCAAGCTTTCCAAGATGGAATACGGCGATTCCGCGCAAGCCGAAACCATTCGCAAGATGGTGGTCGCGATGAGCCGCGACGTGCGTGTGCTGGTCGTCAAACTCGCCGACCGTGTGCACAACGCGCGTACCTGGCGTTACGTCAAAACTCCGAGCGCGCAGAAGAAAGCGCATGAAACGCTTGACGTGTACGCGCCACTTGCCAATCGTCTCGGCATGAACGCGATCAAAACCGAATTGGAAGAGCTCAGCTTCAAAGTGCTCTATCCGAAGATCTACAACGAGATCGTGGTGCTGGTGGCCCGTCGCGCAGGCCAGCGAGACGTGTATTTGAAGCAGATTCTCGCGGAGATCAACGAAGATCTTGACGAACAGAACATTACGGCGTACGTAACGGGACGTCCGAAGGACTATTTCTCGATTTATCAGAAGATGATCGTACGTGGTCATGATTTTGCGAATATCTACGATTTGGTGGGTGTGCGCATCATCGTCGACACGATTCAGGATTGCTATGCCGCGTTGGGTGCGGTGCATGCGCGTTGGAACCCCGTTCCGGGCCGTTTCAAGGATTACATCGCCATGCCAAAGCTCAACATGTACCAGAGCCTGCATACCACGGTGGTGGGCCCTGGCGGCAAGCCTGTCGAGATTCAAATTCGTACGTGGGACATGCATCGCCGTGCGGAATTCGGTATCGCCGCGCATTGGAAGTACAAGGAGAACGGTCAAGCTGGCCGTGCGCTGAGCTCGCCCGATAAGTCCGATCGTAAACGTGGCGAGAACCAGGAGCTGAGCGAGGCTGACAATTTCAAGTGGATTCAGCAGCTCGCCGACTGGACGAGTGAGACCCCGGATTCCAATGAATTCCTTGGCTCCCTGAAGGAAGATCTGGGTGCTGCCGAAGTCTACGTGTTCACTCCAAAAGGTAAGATCGTATCGTTGCCTGCCGAGGCGACACCGATCGATTTCGCTTACGCGGTGCATACCGAAGTCGGCCACCGTACCATGGGCGCCCGCGTGAACGGACGTCTGGTACCGCTCGACACCAAGCTTGAAAACGGCGACACCGTCGAGGTGCTTACGTCGAAGTCCGAATCGGCTGGTCCGTCTCGTGACTGGTTGAGCTTTACCAAGAGCCCGAAGGCACGCAACAAAATTCGCCAATGGTTCAGCAAGGAGCGTCGTACCGAGGCCATCGAAGAAGGTCGTGACGAGCTGACACGAGCCATGCGCAAGCGCAATCTTCCGATTGCGACTCTGCTGACTCCCGAGGCGTTGGTCGGTGTTGCTGATGAGCTGAATCTTGCCAATGCCGAAGCCGTGTTCGTGGCGATTGGCGAAGGGCAGATTTCCACGCAGAATGTCATCTCGCATCTGGTCCGTGATGCGGGCAGCGACGAGGTGAATGAGGAGGTGGAGCAGGAGGCTCTGCCGCTCAAGCAGGTGGAACGCACCAAGAAGACCACCAGCTCGCTGGGCATTTCCGTCAAGGGCGTGGGAGACATTTGGGTCAAGCTCGCCCGATGTTGCATGCCGGTGCCGGGAGACAACATCATCGGCTTCATCACCCGCAATCAGGGCGTGTCCGTGCATCGTGTGGATTGCCAGAACATGCTGGACTTGCAGAAGCGTCAGCCGGAACGTGTGGTTGACGTGCAGTGGACGAGTACCAAGGGCGTGTTCATGGTCAAGATTCAGGTGGAGGCGCTCGATCGCCCGCATCTGCTGAGCGACGTGACGCGCGTGCTTTCCGACCATGGAGTGAACATTATTTCCGGCTCCATTTCCACGGGAACCGATCGTGTGGCCACTAGCCAATTCAGCTTCGAAATGGCCGACCCCCAGCATTTGAATACTTTGCTTGCCGCAGTGCGCAAGATTGAAGGCGTGTTCGATGTGTATCGTATCACCGGTGCCAAGGACTCCGCCGAACCTCGTTTACGCAAAATATGA
- the sepH gene encoding septation protein SepH: MPGNSLEEARFDHVSDTGELVFVSGAGKFAVKIDEALERAILEAKQIRSEVQEEQKTRIPPTLPISQIQSLIRAGADPARVAERYSLSEALVRRFSASVETEKQYAIEQFLAVPAPKESRVRTLSELIERTFAAARVRLEDVTWKATRLGLEPWKISAQFVSSGHNVCAEWSWNMHDNAVSCLNSAARKLIGEQDTSKEGHAEKHADENFLVSLNLPGNSARSARIEQTVSAWNTPEPSMPAARPAAAPSVPIAPIGGVSNESDTPDTPNAPAIASDLPLPSRPENPAAGANTASATNTDTRNTVPSTPEPASNMANENQTLDPHSQNTTKSKRRAGRSAVPSWDEILFGD, from the coding sequence GTGCCTGGGAATTCACTCGAGGAAGCGCGGTTCGATCATGTCAGCGACACCGGTGAACTCGTCTTTGTTTCAGGTGCCGGAAAGTTCGCTGTAAAGATCGACGAAGCGCTTGAAAGAGCCATTTTGGAGGCCAAGCAGATTCGTTCCGAAGTACAGGAGGAACAGAAGACACGCATCCCACCCACCCTGCCGATTTCGCAAATTCAATCGTTGATTCGCGCTGGCGCCGATCCCGCGCGTGTCGCGGAAAGATATTCGTTAAGCGAAGCGCTTGTTCGGCGTTTCTCGGCTTCGGTCGAAACGGAAAAGCAATATGCGATCGAGCAGTTTCTCGCCGTTCCAGCGCCGAAGGAAAGCCGCGTACGCACGCTTTCCGAACTGATCGAACGCACTTTTGCGGCAGCGCGGGTGCGCTTGGAAGATGTGACTTGGAAGGCCACCAGACTTGGCTTGGAGCCTTGGAAAATCAGCGCTCAGTTCGTCTCCTCCGGTCACAATGTCTGCGCGGAATGGTCGTGGAACATGCACGACAATGCCGTAAGCTGCCTGAATTCCGCAGCACGAAAACTCATTGGAGAACAGGACACGTCGAAAGAAGGACACGCCGAGAAACACGCCGATGAAAATTTTCTCGTGTCACTGAATCTTCCCGGAAATTCCGCACGGTCGGCGCGTATCGAGCAAACGGTGTCCGCATGGAACACGCCCGAGCCGTCCATGCCTGCGGCCCGTCCCGCGGCAGCGCCTTCCGTTCCGATCGCGCCAATCGGCGGCGTGTCTAATGAATCCGACACGCCTGACACGCCGAACGCGCCAGCCATCGCATCCGACTTGCCTCTGCCGAGCCGACCGGAGAACCCTGCTGCAGGAGCCAATACAGCCAGCGCAACAAACACCGACACACGCAATACCGTTCCATCCACGCCGGAGCCTGCTTCGAACATGGCGAACGAGAACCAGACACTTGACCCGCATAGCCAGAACACCACCAAATCGAAGCGGCGTGCCGGACGTTCCGCCGTGCCAAGCTGGGACGAAATCCTGTTTGGCGACTGA